One Gordonia zhaorongruii DNA segment encodes these proteins:
- a CDS encoding TIGR02569 family protein, with protein sequence MTSTVEPPAQVLTTFGLTAHPPIAMDGIGWRVGEVVLSLVPDHARAAWSATARENLYVEGMRIARPIRATDGRYVVSGWRADTYVAGSPEPRHDEVLAVADRLHEATAKLERPRFLLQPPAPPFNDVDVFTAADRAAWEDVPLRSARGAGMSEPTSEDGQRSIAEVKTLASLRRPVDLPSQLVHGDLFGTVLFAGAAAPAITDIVPYWRPSSWASAVIVVDALAWGGAEEELVERWSDHPEWPQMMLRATMFRLAVHALHPRSTAGALPGLLRVVDVVRLMV encoded by the coding sequence GTGACCAGCACAGTCGAGCCACCCGCGCAGGTCCTCACCACGTTCGGCCTCACCGCGCATCCGCCGATCGCCATGGACGGCATCGGCTGGCGTGTCGGTGAAGTGGTGCTGAGCCTGGTTCCCGATCACGCGCGCGCAGCCTGGTCGGCGACCGCTCGCGAGAACCTGTACGTCGAAGGAATGCGCATCGCCCGTCCGATCCGAGCGACGGACGGGCGCTACGTGGTGTCCGGCTGGCGTGCCGACACTTATGTGGCGGGCAGCCCCGAGCCACGGCACGACGAGGTGCTCGCCGTCGCGGACCGCCTGCACGAGGCCACTGCGAAGCTCGAGCGCCCGCGTTTCCTGCTGCAGCCTCCCGCACCGCCGTTCAACGACGTCGACGTGTTCACCGCCGCCGACCGTGCGGCCTGGGAGGACGTGCCGCTGCGTTCGGCGCGCGGAGCGGGCATGTCCGAGCCGACCAGCGAGGACGGTCAGCGGAGCATCGCCGAAGTGAAGACACTCGCGAGCCTGCGCCGACCGGTGGACCTGCCATCGCAACTGGTGCACGGCGACCTCTTCGGCACCGTGCTGTTCGCCGGGGCCGCGGCACCGGCCATCACCGACATCGTCCCGTACTGGCGACCCTCATCGTGGGCGTCCGCGGTGATCGTCGTCGACGCGCTCGCGTGGGGCGGCGCCGAGGAAGAACTCGTCGAGCGGTGGTCGGACCATCCGGAGTGGCCGCAGATGATGCTGCGCGCCACCATGTTCCGACTCGCGGTGCACGCACTGCATCCGCGCTCGACGGCCGGCGCGCTGCCGGGACTGCTGCGGGTCGTGGACGTGGTCCGCTTGATGGTCTAG
- a CDS encoding DUF3152 domain-containing protein, with amino-acid sequence MTGTPEPGGQRPRRPRPDQPLRARWDPISDDATTTGTAGSRSTISRFVRAYGWRAYVIPILVLITVALLIASVRGGGSSDDDAAAASSESTRNTNVSEETTPIGAPTGDIPEDALPAGALPEGGEFTQQGEEVYRTIRGTGPKLGTSNHVYTYTVEVERGIDPVQYSGDAAFAKLVDATLANKRSWIGDGKVSFRRVASGNPDLRISMSSANTARELCGYQIKLQASCYYPPDNRVVLNQARWVRGATAFEGDDLTYRQYLINHEVGHGIGYEAHRPCEKNGELAPIMMQQTFGTANSEIMALDQQMKANRSYVCKPNAWPFPPR; translated from the coding sequence GTGACCGGAACACCTGAGCCTGGGGGCCAACGTCCCCGACGCCCGCGGCCCGACCAGCCGCTGCGCGCTCGCTGGGACCCGATCTCGGACGATGCGACCACGACCGGCACAGCCGGATCACGCAGCACGATAAGCAGATTCGTGCGCGCGTACGGATGGCGCGCCTACGTCATCCCGATCCTCGTGCTGATCACTGTCGCACTGCTCATCGCGAGTGTCCGTGGTGGCGGCTCGAGCGACGACGACGCGGCCGCCGCGTCGTCGGAGAGCACGCGGAACACCAACGTCAGCGAAGAGACCACCCCCATCGGTGCGCCGACCGGCGACATCCCGGAGGACGCGCTTCCCGCAGGCGCGCTTCCCGAGGGCGGAGAGTTCACCCAGCAGGGCGAAGAGGTCTACCGGACGATCCGCGGAACCGGACCCAAACTCGGCACGTCGAACCACGTGTACACCTACACCGTCGAGGTGGAGCGCGGCATCGATCCCGTCCAGTACAGCGGTGACGCGGCGTTCGCGAAGCTCGTCGACGCGACGCTCGCCAACAAGCGCAGCTGGATCGGCGACGGAAAGGTGTCGTTCCGGCGCGTCGCATCGGGGAATCCGGATCTGCGGATCTCGATGTCGTCGGCCAACACCGCTCGTGAACTGTGCGGTTACCAGATCAAGCTGCAGGCCTCGTGCTATTACCCGCCCGACAATCGCGTGGTGCTCAACCAGGCGCGCTGGGTGCGCGGAGCGACGGCGTTCGAAGGCGACGATCTGACGTACCGCCAGTACCTGATCAACCACGAAGTGGGCCACGGAATCGGGTACGAGGCGCACCGCCCGTGCGAGAAGAACGGCGAACTGGCGCCGATCATGATGCAGCAGACGTTCGGTACCGCGAACAGCGAGATCATGGCGCTCGACCAGCAGATGAAGGCCAACCGTTCGTACGTGTGCAAGCCGAACGCCTGGCCGTTCCCACCGCGATGA
- a CDS encoding DEAD/DEAH box helicase, translated as MTDLNSADLSSTGDPAPADDSIHTTVVDEAHEAPTFAELGVDDALVAALTADGKTRTFAIQELTLPLALGGSDLIGQARTGMGKTYGFGIPLMHRLINAEKSGLRGLDNTPRALIIVPTRELCVQVTEDLDVAAKGVDVTLTDGTERPLKITSIYGGRPYEQQISELQSGVDIVVGTPGRLLDLAQQGHLVLGKVGVLVLDEADEMLDLGFLPDIERIMGALPTDRQTMLFSATMPGPIVTLARTFLNRPTHIRAEQANDSAVHERTTQYVYRAHALDKAELVARILQADGRGATMIFTRTKRTAQKVADDLAERGFKVGAVHGDLGQVAREKSLGKFRDGTVDVLVATDVAARGIDIDDVTHVVNYQCPEDDKTYVHRIGRTGRAGRTGIAITLVDWDELHRWELIDKALGLGMAAPVETYSTSDHLLEELSIPKSADGRVEGARQTSEQRREARADRPAPRKRNRRRTRGGESGPKGERRDTPTADSAPTGEAAGRPRRRRRRSGAKPAGGSSASTD; from the coding sequence ATGACTGACCTGAATTCCGCAGATCTGAGTTCCACCGGTGATCCGGCTCCGGCCGACGACTCCATTCACACCACCGTCGTCGACGAGGCCCACGAGGCCCCGACGTTCGCCGAACTCGGGGTCGACGACGCGCTCGTAGCGGCCCTCACCGCTGACGGCAAGACCCGCACTTTCGCGATCCAGGAGCTCACCCTGCCGCTGGCGCTCGGCGGGAGCGACCTGATCGGCCAGGCCCGTACCGGCATGGGCAAGACCTACGGCTTCGGCATCCCGTTGATGCATCGCCTGATCAACGCCGAGAAGTCGGGGCTGCGCGGTCTCGACAACACTCCGCGGGCGCTGATCATCGTCCCGACCCGTGAACTCTGCGTCCAGGTGACCGAGGATCTCGACGTCGCAGCCAAGGGCGTCGATGTCACGCTCACCGACGGCACCGAGCGCCCGCTCAAGATCACCTCGATCTACGGCGGCCGGCCGTACGAACAGCAGATCTCCGAGCTGCAGTCCGGCGTCGACATCGTCGTCGGCACGCCGGGCCGCCTTCTCGACCTGGCGCAGCAGGGCCACCTGGTGCTCGGCAAGGTCGGTGTCCTGGTGCTCGACGAGGCCGACGAGATGCTCGACCTGGGCTTCCTGCCCGATATCGAGCGCATCATGGGTGCGCTGCCGACCGACCGCCAGACGATGTTGTTCTCGGCCACCATGCCGGGGCCGATCGTCACGCTCGCACGCACGTTCCTGAACCGTCCGACGCACATCCGCGCCGAGCAGGCCAACGATTCGGCCGTCCACGAGCGCACCACCCAGTACGTGTATCGTGCCCACGCGCTCGACAAGGCCGAACTGGTAGCACGCATCCTGCAGGCCGACGGACGCGGCGCGACCATGATCTTCACCCGCACGAAGCGCACCGCGCAGAAGGTCGCCGACGATCTCGCCGAACGGGGTTTCAAGGTCGGCGCCGTCCACGGCGACCTCGGTCAGGTGGCTCGCGAGAAATCGCTCGGCAAGTTCCGCGACGGCACGGTCGACGTCCTCGTCGCCACCGATGTGGCTGCCCGCGGCATCGACATCGACGATGTCACCCACGTCGTCAACTACCAGTGCCCGGAGGACGACAAGACGTACGTCCACCGCATCGGCCGCACCGGGCGTGCGGGCCGCACCGGCATCGCGATCACGCTCGTCGACTGGGACGAGCTCCACCGCTGGGAGCTGATCGACAAGGCGCTCGGCCTCGGCATGGCCGCTCCGGTCGAGACCTACTCGACCTCCGATCACCTGCTCGAGGAGCTCAGCATCCCGAAGTCCGCGGACGGCCGCGTCGAGGGCGCGCGTCAGACGTCGGAGCAGCGCCGTGAGGCACGCGCCGATCGTCCGGCTCCGCGCAAGCGCAACCGTCGCCGCACGCGCGGCGGTGAGTCCGGGCCGAAGGGCGAACGACGCGACACCCCGACTGCCGACTCCGCACCCACCGGTGAGGCGGCCGGTCGCCCGAGGCGCCGCCGTCGTCGTTCGGGCGCGAAGCCCGCAGGCGGCTCGTCGGCGTCCACCGACTGA
- a CDS encoding ParA family protein, with the protein MTRTLAIANQKGGVAKTTTTASVGAALADNDVSVLVVDLDPQGCLTFSLGHDPDQLTKSVHDVLIGAEEIADVLLDTDDNVTLLPATIDLAGAEALLLMRPGREYALKRALAEVEQDYDVVLIDCPPSLGVLTLNGLTAADEVIVPLQCETLAHRGVGQLLRTVTEVQQITNQNLKMLGTVATLFDARTTHSRDVLSDVSDRYDLPVINPPIPRTVRFAEASASGASVMRGRKNKGATAYRELADNLRTYWNGAELGTYELSV; encoded by the coding sequence ATGACGCGCACCCTTGCAATCGCCAATCAGAAAGGTGGCGTGGCGAAGACCACCACCACGGCGTCGGTCGGCGCCGCACTCGCGGATAACGATGTATCCGTCCTGGTAGTGGATCTGGACCCCCAGGGCTGCCTGACTTTCTCGCTCGGTCACGACCCCGATCAGCTCACCAAATCGGTACACGATGTGCTGATCGGCGCCGAGGAGATCGCGGACGTCCTCCTCGACACCGACGACAACGTGACCCTGCTGCCCGCCACGATCGATCTCGCGGGCGCCGAAGCACTGCTGCTGATGCGCCCGGGACGCGAGTACGCGCTCAAACGCGCGCTCGCCGAGGTCGAGCAGGACTACGACGTCGTCCTCATCGACTGCCCGCCCTCCCTCGGAGTGCTCACTCTCAACGGGCTCACCGCGGCCGACGAGGTGATCGTGCCGTTGCAGTGCGAGACGCTGGCGCACCGTGGCGTCGGACAGTTGCTGCGCACCGTCACCGAAGTGCAGCAGATCACCAACCAGAACCTGAAGATGCTCGGTACGGTCGCCACCCTCTTCGACGCGCGCACCACGCATAGCCGGGACGTGCTCTCCGATGTGTCCGATCGCTACGACCTGCCGGTGATCAATCCGCCGATCCCGCGCACCGTCCGGTTCGCCGAGGCGTCGGCGTCGGGTGCATCGGTCATGCGCGGACGCAAGAACAAGGGCGCCACCGCGTACCGGGAGTTGGCCGACAACCTCCGCACCTACTGGAACGGCGCGGAACTGGGGACCTACGAGCTGAGCGTCTGA
- a CDS encoding TetR/AcrR family transcriptional regulator has product MPTANSAVPDAAPPAAAGRAPTRLPRSARRRQLLDAASEIFVERGYHSAGMDEIAIHAGVSKPVLYQHFPSKLDLYIAVVDSHAEKLVADLNQALTTTTDNRRRVEAAVASFFDFIDEDNSGYRLIFASDAMDPAVIRRVEGASDACVDAVYGLVMQDSGLDPYRSRMLAAGLVGASQVNARYWLEANRPIDKSAAVETTVRLLWSGLSGVPKQDLPKD; this is encoded by the coding sequence ATGCCGACAGCCAACTCAGCAGTCCCCGATGCTGCACCGCCGGCGGCCGCGGGCCGTGCTCCGACGCGTCTCCCGCGCAGCGCGCGCCGACGCCAACTCCTGGATGCGGCGAGCGAGATCTTCGTCGAACGCGGATATCACTCAGCCGGCATGGATGAGATCGCCATCCATGCGGGAGTCAGCAAGCCTGTCCTGTACCAGCACTTCCCGTCGAAGCTCGACCTCTACATCGCCGTCGTGGATTCGCATGCGGAGAAGCTGGTCGCCGACCTCAACCAGGCTCTGACCACGACCACCGACAACCGTCGCCGTGTGGAGGCTGCGGTCGCGTCGTTCTTCGACTTCATCGACGAGGACAACTCGGGCTACCGGCTCATCTTCGCTTCCGACGCCATGGACCCGGCGGTCATCAGGCGAGTGGAGGGGGCAAGCGACGCCTGCGTGGATGCCGTGTACGGACTCGTCATGCAGGATTCGGGCCTGGACCCGTACCGGTCGCGCATGCTGGCTGCCGGTCTCGTCGGCGCGAGCCAGGTGAACGCCCGCTACTGGCTGGAGGCCAATCGGCCCATCGACAAATCTGCAGCGGTCGAGACGACCGTCCGACTCCTGTGGAGCGGACTGTCGGGCGTGCCGAAGCAGGACCTGCCGAAGGACTGA
- a CDS encoding DUF3107 domain-containing protein, with product MSVEVKIGIDHNPRELSVITAASSKDVNKKVSAALAGTDEILTLEDEKGAQVLVPAAKISYVEVGTNEARRVGFGA from the coding sequence ATGAGCGTTGAGGTGAAGATCGGCATCGACCACAATCCCCGCGAACTCTCGGTGATCACGGCCGCGAGCAGCAAGGACGTGAACAAGAAAGTGTCGGCGGCACTCGCCGGAACTGACGAGATCCTCACTCTCGAGGACGAGAAGGGGGCGCAGGTCCTGGTTCCCGCCGCGAAGATCTCCTACGTCGAGGTCGGGACAAACGAGGCGAGGCGCGTCGGTTTCGGCGCTTGA
- a CDS encoding diacylglycerol/lipid kinase family protein yields MRVMLITNPFATFTTAEGRDALANTLDSRFAVDVEHTTHRGHAGELGTRAVNEGYDAVVVHGGDGSVNEVANGMLGAPDSPAPDPATLPALGVVPGGSANVFARALGISRDPLTATAQLMELLDAGARRSISLGHALNRWFLFTAGMGTDAIVVRRMEELRHAGRRATAGLYLRVTLGAFFRPQVTPPTFTVDVPDREPVNGVRFGFVSNTGPWTYLGSRPIRTNPGTDFDTGLGVFAATSMSVPRNLRLGSKFIRGADPTASHVYRDDDVEWVRFHSDEPADFQMDGDYLGRFTDIEFGNRRGVLDVVAPPEAG; encoded by the coding sequence GTGCGCGTCATGCTGATCACGAATCCGTTCGCGACCTTCACCACCGCTGAGGGCCGCGATGCGCTCGCCAACACGCTCGATTCCCGCTTCGCGGTCGACGTCGAGCACACCACCCATCGCGGGCACGCCGGTGAACTCGGCACTAGGGCGGTCAACGAAGGCTACGACGCCGTCGTCGTCCACGGCGGTGACGGATCGGTCAACGAAGTCGCCAACGGAATGCTGGGTGCACCTGACTCCCCCGCTCCCGACCCGGCGACCCTGCCGGCCCTCGGCGTCGTCCCGGGTGGCAGTGCGAACGTGTTCGCCCGCGCCCTGGGGATCAGCCGGGACCCGCTGACCGCCACGGCACAGCTCATGGAACTGCTCGATGCGGGAGCCCGCCGTTCCATCAGCCTCGGCCACGCGCTGAATCGCTGGTTCCTGTTCACCGCGGGCATGGGCACCGACGCGATCGTGGTCCGCCGGATGGAGGAGCTGCGCCACGCCGGCCGCCGCGCGACCGCCGGCCTCTACCTGCGCGTCACCCTCGGAGCGTTCTTCCGGCCGCAGGTGACCCCGCCGACCTTCACCGTCGACGTCCCCGATCGCGAACCCGTCAACGGCGTCCGGTTCGGATTCGTCAGTAACACCGGCCCGTGGACGTACCTGGGCTCCCGACCGATCCGCACCAACCCCGGCACCGATTTCGACACCGGGCTGGGCGTGTTCGCGGCGACGTCGATGTCGGTCCCGCGGAATCTGAGACTCGGATCCAAGTTTATTCGCGGCGCCGACCCCACAGCGTCACATGTGTACCGCGACGACGACGTCGAGTGGGTTCGCTTCCACTCCGATGAGCCGGCCGACTTCCAGATGGACGGCGACTACCTGGGACGATTCACCGATATCGAGTTCGGCAACCGCCGTGGCGTCCTCGATGTGGTGGCACCTCCCGAGGCCGGTTAA
- the moeZ gene encoding adenylyltransferase/sulfurtransferase MoeZ has translation MTSAPRSTLPPLVEPGRELTRDEIARYSRHLIIPDVGTPGQRRLKNARVLVIGAGGLGSPVLLYLAAAGVGTIGVVDADTVDASNLQRQVIHGVGDLDRSKVESAADSIVGVNPHVRVQQHRFRLDASNAVELFSRYDLIVDGTDNFATRYLCNDAAILTDKPLVWGSIYRFDGQVSVFWEGAPDGRGCNLRDLYPQAPPPGTVPSCAEGGVLGVLCASVGSIMATEAVKLICGLGQPLLGRLMTYDALAMEYRTLRVEKDPAGARITELIDYAEFCGLTSDDATAAAEGATRTPRELRAALDGSDPPELIDVRQPVEWEINEIPGAIGIPHGEIVSGRALGDLPHDRPIVLYCKTGVRSAEALAALHEAGFADATHLGGGIAAWAATVDPEMPVY, from the coding sequence ATGACGTCTGCTCCGCGATCGACATTACCGCCGCTCGTCGAACCCGGCCGCGAGCTCACACGCGATGAGATCGCGCGCTACAGCAGGCATCTGATCATCCCGGATGTCGGAACGCCGGGGCAGCGTCGATTGAAGAACGCACGGGTCCTGGTGATCGGCGCAGGCGGGCTTGGTTCGCCAGTGCTGCTCTACCTGGCCGCAGCGGGTGTCGGCACGATCGGCGTCGTCGATGCGGACACGGTGGACGCGTCGAATCTCCAGCGACAGGTGATCCACGGCGTGGGCGATCTCGATCGATCGAAGGTAGAGAGCGCTGCGGACTCGATCGTGGGTGTGAACCCGCACGTTCGGGTTCAACAGCACCGATTCCGGCTCGACGCCTCGAACGCCGTCGAGCTCTTCTCGCGCTACGACCTGATCGTCGACGGAACCGACAACTTCGCGACACGCTATCTCTGCAACGACGCTGCGATCCTCACGGACAAGCCGCTCGTGTGGGGATCGATCTACCGATTCGACGGCCAGGTGTCGGTGTTCTGGGAGGGCGCCCCCGACGGTCGGGGATGCAACCTCCGCGACCTGTACCCGCAGGCGCCGCCGCCGGGGACCGTCCCGTCGTGCGCCGAGGGCGGTGTCCTCGGAGTGCTCTGCGCGTCAGTGGGGTCGATCATGGCGACCGAAGCGGTCAAGCTCATCTGCGGACTCGGGCAGCCCCTCCTCGGGCGCCTGATGACCTACGATGCGCTCGCCATGGAGTACCGGACGCTGCGCGTGGAGAAGGACCCGGCCGGCGCGCGGATAACCGAGCTCATCGATTACGCCGAGTTCTGCGGCCTGACGTCCGACGATGCGACGGCCGCCGCGGAAGGAGCCACACGCACGCCGCGTGAACTGCGCGCCGCTCTCGACGGATCGGACCCGCCTGAGCTGATCGACGTCCGGCAGCCGGTGGAGTGGGAGATCAACGAGATACCCGGGGCCATCGGAATCCCGCACGGCGAGATCGTCTCGGGCCGTGCCCTCGGCGACCTGCCGCACGATCGGCCCATCGTGCTGTACTGCAAGACGGGGGTCCGCTCCGCGGAGGCGCTCGCGGCGCTGCACGAGGCGGGCTTCGCCGACGCCACCCACCTCGGCGGCGGGATTGCGGCGTGGGCCGCGACGGTCGACCCGGAGATGCCGGTCTACTGA
- a CDS encoding alpha/beta hydrolase gives MTPATAGHGALRTHIFGPEDARSHVLALHGLTGHGGRWSGLAAEYLPDVRVVAPDLLGHGASPWEPPWGIADHVAAVSDVIDSHIRPEDLPVVVLAHSYGAAVALALAEARPAAVTGLVLLDPAQGLDPEFARAVSEASLAHWTYPDAAAAESAKRAEGWGQVSQDVLDEEIAEHLMPTTDGRVAWRVSAPATATAWSEMTRPFALPPAGVPTHVVVADRVDPPFVRPAFLEACARERADTVRVHHVDTEHMVPYLAPETSANLVLDLTRSIADEDTGART, from the coding sequence ATGACGCCAGCGACTGCAGGTCACGGGGCTCTTCGCACGCACATCTTCGGACCGGAGGATGCCCGCTCACACGTTCTCGCCCTGCACGGGCTCACCGGCCACGGTGGCCGATGGTCCGGGCTGGCAGCCGAGTACCTGCCCGACGTCCGAGTCGTCGCACCGGATCTGCTCGGTCACGGGGCCAGCCCGTGGGAGCCTCCGTGGGGCATCGCCGACCACGTCGCCGCGGTGTCGGACGTGATCGACTCCCACATCCGTCCCGAGGACCTGCCGGTGGTGGTCCTCGCCCATTCGTACGGCGCTGCGGTGGCCCTCGCGCTGGCGGAGGCGCGGCCCGCTGCGGTGACGGGCCTGGTCCTGCTCGATCCCGCGCAGGGTCTGGATCCCGAGTTCGCCCGTGCCGTCTCCGAGGCCTCGCTCGCCCACTGGACCTACCCCGACGCCGCGGCGGCCGAATCGGCGAAGCGCGCCGAGGGCTGGGGGCAGGTATCGCAGGACGTTCTCGACGAGGAGATCGCCGAGCACCTGATGCCGACCACCGACGGCCGGGTCGCATGGCGGGTCAGTGCGCCGGCCACCGCGACCGCCTGGAGCGAGATGACGCGGCCGTTCGCACTGCCGCCGGCGGGCGTCCCGACGCACGTAGTCGTCGCCGATCGGGTCGATCCGCCTTTCGTGCGCCCGGCCTTCCTCGAGGCGTGCGCCCGCGAGCGCGCCGACACTGTGCGGGTCCATCACGTCGACACGGAGCACATGGTCCCCTACCTGGCCCCGGAGACGTCAGCGAACCTGGTCCTCGACCTCACGCGCTCGATCGCAGACGAGGACACGGGAGCTCGGACATGA
- a CDS encoding PQQ-binding-like beta-propeller repeat protein has translation MGVRIAPERRTRVDLIVTTLIVVAIVAAGALVWATSSARQSALTTADAPLQVPRAAEHTPRELREAWSHASSVTRTPQLAGTTVVTADGGTVTARNPANGEQVWRYHRDVPLCDALAAWPGGDDLVLAAYRNSRGCSAVTALNGADGSRVNSRSSDADEQVKLSYDGDYVLSAGPTRLETWGTNLVRGIEYGRVSAPVNPENTPGRSNCRLYSALPGENRVAVVERCDGDYGYRLTILGSALDSDEKIIQWGTTMLTTTSHGPAPELIAGSGQSFTVYDGGLDETGEVGPPPGPRVRTFSTQAEVTSQRPVRGLPEAPESSVPVIGSGVVSFWTGTGTVVLDAMTGAPLYQTKDAIGPGAVMAGELLLPIPGGISVRRLSDGREIRSIPVDRHGYDADGGHAVSLRVFGEYVIEQRGDRIVALESP, from the coding sequence ATGGGAGTTCGGATCGCTCCGGAGCGTCGTACCCGCGTCGACCTGATCGTGACCACGTTGATCGTGGTCGCGATCGTCGCCGCGGGTGCGCTCGTCTGGGCGACCAGCAGCGCCCGGCAGTCCGCCCTCACGACCGCTGACGCACCGCTCCAGGTGCCGCGGGCAGCCGAGCACACACCACGCGAACTGCGAGAGGCGTGGTCGCACGCGTCATCGGTGACGCGGACGCCGCAGCTCGCCGGGACCACAGTGGTCACCGCCGATGGCGGCACCGTGACCGCCCGCAATCCCGCGAACGGCGAGCAGGTGTGGCGGTATCACCGCGACGTTCCGCTGTGCGACGCACTGGCCGCATGGCCCGGAGGCGACGACCTCGTGCTGGCCGCGTACCGGAACAGCCGCGGGTGCAGCGCCGTCACCGCACTGAACGGCGCCGACGGTTCGCGCGTCAACTCCCGGTCGTCGGATGCCGACGAGCAGGTGAAGCTCTCCTACGACGGCGACTACGTGCTGTCGGCCGGCCCGACCCGGCTCGAGACGTGGGGCACCAACCTGGTTCGCGGAATCGAGTACGGACGAGTCTCCGCACCGGTCAACCCCGAGAACACGCCGGGACGGTCGAACTGCCGTCTGTACTCCGCGCTGCCCGGCGAGAACCGGGTAGCCGTGGTGGAGCGCTGCGACGGCGACTACGGATACCGTCTGACGATCCTGGGGTCGGCTCTCGATTCGGACGAGAAGATCATCCAGTGGGGCACGACCATGCTCACCACGACATCGCACGGTCCCGCCCCCGAACTGATCGCGGGCAGCGGGCAGTCGTTCACCGTGTATGACGGCGGACTCGACGAGACCGGCGAGGTCGGCCCGCCTCCCGGACCGCGGGTGCGGACGTTCTCCACCCAGGCCGAGGTCACCTCGCAGCGGCCGGTCCGCGGTCTGCCTGAGGCGCCGGAGAGCAGCGTCCCGGTCATCGGCTCCGGAGTGGTGAGCTTCTGGACGGGAACCGGCACGGTTGTACTCGACGCGATGACCGGCGCGCCGCTCTATCAGACGAAAGACGCGATCGGACCGGGTGCCGTCATGGCAGGCGAACTACTGCTCCCGATTCCCGGCGGGATCAGCGTGCGGCGGTTGTCCGACGGTCGCGAGATCCGATCGATCCCCGTCGACCGTCATGGTTACGACGCAGACGGCGGGCACGCCGTCTCGCTTCGGGTGTTCGGCGAGTACGTCATCGAGCAGCGCGGTGACCGGATCGTCGCCCTGGAGTCGCCCTGA
- a CDS encoding ferritin-like fold-containing protein — protein sequence MSNSSRALNKLYEVLLAGEFAACYRLIDESAMAQSAPDRIAIARLIAAELAHFEELAAELEKAGGDAETAITAHAAVFDEYHRVTMPQTWCEALVKMHIGDGLAADFHAELVEQLPVESQPVIASVMESTGSSEFAVQRVRAAIADDPALRSSLALWGRRLLGEAISHMQWVLAEDDEVMDLLFTGDGGLASASTFFDRMAERHGQRMADLGLS from the coding sequence ATGTCGAACAGTTCGCGTGCGCTCAACAAGCTCTACGAAGTACTTCTCGCGGGCGAGTTCGCCGCGTGCTATCGCCTCATCGACGAATCTGCCATGGCACAGTCGGCACCGGACCGGATCGCCATCGCACGTCTCATCGCCGCCGAGCTGGCCCACTTCGAGGAACTGGCAGCCGAGCTCGAGAAGGCAGGCGGGGACGCGGAGACGGCGATCACCGCGCATGCCGCCGTATTCGACGAGTACCACCGGGTCACCATGCCGCAGACCTGGTGCGAGGCGCTGGTCAAGATGCACATCGGCGATGGCCTCGCAGCCGACTTCCACGCCGAGCTCGTCGAGCAGCTGCCCGTCGAGTCGCAGCCGGTGATCGCGTCGGTGATGGAGAGCACCGGGTCCTCGGAGTTCGCCGTCCAGCGGGTGCGCGCGGCGATCGCCGACGACCCGGCACTGCGCTCGTCGCTCGCACTATGGGGGCGGAGACTCCTCGGCGAGGCGATCTCGCACATGCAGTGGGTGCTCGCCGAAGACGACGAGGTGATGGATCTGCTGTTCACCGGGGACGGCGGCCTGGCATCGGCGTCGACGTTCTTCGACCGGATGGCCGAGCGCCACGGGCAGCGCATGGCCGACCTCGGATTATCGTGA
- a CDS encoding MGMT family protein → MAPVTEVQVEYVRALIAAIPSGRVSTYGDLAGLAGLTSPRIVGWIMRTDAADLPWHRVVPVSGRPAAALRTRQLARLRDECVPIADDRVVMNQARVDPSALDAPGDHT, encoded by the coding sequence ATGGCGCCCGTGACCGAAGTGCAGGTGGAGTACGTGCGAGCGCTGATCGCCGCCATTCCCTCCGGCCGAGTCAGCACCTACGGCGACCTGGCGGGGCTGGCCGGGCTGACGAGTCCGCGCATCGTCGGCTGGATCATGCGCACGGACGCGGCCGATCTGCCGTGGCATCGAGTGGTTCCGGTGAGCGGCCGACCGGCGGCCGCACTGCGCACCCGCCAGCTCGCCCGGTTACGGGACGAGTGTGTTCCGATCGCCGACGACCGCGTCGTGATGAACCAGGCGCGCGTCGATCCCAGCGCCTTGGACGCCCCCGGCGATCACACCTAG